In Desulfoplanes formicivorans, the following proteins share a genomic window:
- a CDS encoding AbiTii domain-containing protein — protein MRLEVRKSSEVKKVPLLHEIQESVVQEGADLGSILLKLRFLASRLGSDVLEEWVKHESEGYPKDVEVPPYRMVGVSYKGTFSGPFGSRIQNAPIPTHLIKQLAGDSWVRIKIRESIAGVDDLVKGSAESGSLGIDASNLILLLQGKFYVNYACNSVSGTISRTSLTEIQQAVRGRILELTLEFEKSIPAATEVSFGVSKDTDTNSEKVQQISQQIIYGNVTTAVAGGHGSSVSVSVNARDALSFVRHLVESGIAEEDAKSLATILESEEPEGDLEPFGARAKAWIASNLKKAMDGTWKAGLSVATAVITEAAKKYYGL, from the coding sequence ATGCGTCTAGAAGTTCGGAAATCTTCAGAGGTAAAGAAAGTGCCTTTACTGCATGAAATTCAGGAATCAGTTGTTCAAGAAGGAGCCGATCTTGGTTCAATCCTTCTTAAGCTTAGGTTTCTCGCTTCTAGGCTTGGAAGCGATGTGCTTGAAGAGTGGGTAAAACATGAGTCCGAAGGCTATCCCAAGGACGTAGAAGTGCCACCCTATCGCATGGTTGGAGTTAGTTATAAAGGAACGTTTTCAGGGCCTTTTGGATCAAGAATTCAAAACGCACCTATTCCTACGCATCTTATCAAGCAACTTGCAGGGGATAGTTGGGTTAGAATTAAAATAAGAGAAAGCATTGCCGGAGTCGATGATCTGGTAAAAGGTAGTGCCGAAAGCGGCTCTCTGGGCATAGATGCTTCTAATTTAATCTTACTACTTCAAGGCAAATTCTATGTGAATTACGCTTGTAACTCTGTAAGCGGAACAATATCTAGAACTTCGTTAACTGAAATTCAACAAGCTGTTCGAGGGCGTATACTAGAATTAACTTTGGAGTTTGAAAAATCGATTCCCGCAGCTACGGAAGTCTCTTTTGGGGTATCTAAAGACACCGATACCAATTCGGAGAAAGTACAACAGATATCACAGCAGATAATTTATGGAAACGTAACTACAGCTGTGGCAGGAGGTCATGGTTCAAGCGTGTCAGTCAGCGTCAATGCGCGTGACGCATTATCATTTGTAAGGCATCTCGTAGAATCTGGAATTGCAGAAGAGGATGCGAAGTCTCTCGCAACGATACTTGAGAGTGAAGAGCCGGAAGGGGATCTAGAGCCATTTGGAGCAAGGGCAAAAGCCTGGATTGCATCTAATCTCAAGAAAGCGATGGATGGCACATGGAAGGCAGGCCTTTCAGTTGCA